Genomic window (Peromyscus maniculatus bairdii isolate BWxNUB_F1_BW_parent chromosome 10, HU_Pman_BW_mat_3.1, whole genome shotgun sequence):
CACCAGTCCAGAGGTGCTGCTGTAGATGCAAACAGGGGTCCTGTATTAGGCGATCAGGAGCCAGAACATGATCACCAGGGCTACAAACAGGAAGAGACGTGACAGGAACTGCTCATCCACATACTGGGGTGTCCCAGGGACAGCtagagaaacaagaagaaagagactTTGTCAGAAGGCTGTGCATGCTGCCCATTGGGGCCACAAATGGAGAGGATGAATCTTTGTTTTGTTATAAAAACAGAATCCTGCAATGAAAAGACTCCCGAACTTCAGATAATaggaaccaaaacaaaaataagtcaaCTACTACAATGAGGCCTTGATCTCCAGAAGAGCTGTCCTGCACATGCAAGTGAGCCAGCCGATTAGGAGGACCCTGCAGCGAACAGGGACCCTCTTGCCTGTCTTCTCTATGCTGCTGTATGCACGGACTACTTGGTGGGTCTCAtttaaaacagcagcagcagaagcagaacatGGGCCTTCTAGACCATAAACGCTCACACGCGAgcagcactctcctgcctctttgcACACTATTCCAAAtggctctctgcctgcctgtgcgTCTGCTTTTTCCAGAAGAGAACCAGGGCCCAGGAATCATATGGCAAGGTAGAAGGAGACTGAGTGAGAAACTCTATTCGATAGAGTTCTCTGCTCAGACCGTAGAGGAAGGAAGGTGACGGAATCCACGTCCAGGCTGTGCAAATCATACCAAATGTGACAAAGAAAAACTGATCCAGAGCCCAGCCTGGCTGGGAATGAACTGGGGGAGATCCAGTCTGAATGCTGGACCACGACAGAAAGCAATGGGCCAATCGGAAGTTCCTGTTGCCACGATAGGGATCTGTCTTCCCTTTAAGGCAAATCACATCCTGCCCTTTGGGGTCCCCTTCCTCTGAGAAAACAATGTGTGAACAGCAGAGAGACATTCCAGGCAGATAAGCTATGGAGTAGTGCCCAGCATTTTGTGGGTTGCATGTCATTCCCTCAAAGTTGGTTGCTCTGATAAACTCAGGCAGGCAGGCCACCAAGAGGTTTATCACCCACTATGTTCAAGGAATCAGATGAAGCAGGGAATAGCTTTGATGATTTCTGAGTGTTTGATCACATTCAGAGCACAAGTTCCTGACCAGAGCTACACTGGTCACCTCTGTTCCTCATACTGTACTGAGGGCCCAGGAGGCTCCAATGACTACAAGCAGGGCTCAACTGACCATGTCATCTTTTATAGGCGCCATGACATGGGTGGTGGCTTAGGCACCAGAGTGTAATGGAGTCAAGCACACATCTTGCTTCCTTGCTGTTCTCTGAATGCAGCTGTTATAGACAAGTGGCTGAGGGAGAAATACAGCAGCAGGTGACAGATATAAACACAGTACCCAAAGCTCTGAAGTTTGGTATCAACGCCATTTTGTGTCCTGAGAGAAGCTGGGCAGAGATGCCAGGGAACAGGAGGACCTAACATTTCACTTCTCCCTGGCCCCAAATGGTCaaagtgtatgtgtctgtgggggAGCACAGGTGTagaattaaacttttttttttttttttttttttttggttttttgagacagggtttctctgtgtagctttgcacctttcctggaactcactttgtagagcagcctggcctcgaactcacagagatctgcctgcctctgcctcccaagtgcggggattaaagacgtgcaccaccaccgcccagctagaatTAAACTTTTCATTAACTAGGTagtgtttataatttttagtTTAATGGTCATAGGCTATGTCTTGGAATCACTCCTGAGAATTTTCTGATCTACAAAGCAGCTAACTGTGTAGGTATTGGGGTACAGGTGATAAGCCCCTCAGTTTGTACTATAACATAAAGCATCCCTGATATACCTAACACATGGCAAGTGCTCAGAATCACTGGATGAGTGTGGTAATCTGCAAAGAATTTAAGGGATTTGGGGAAATCTGATATGCATGTACTGACAATTATCTGTAACTTCTATACTGCTGAATTCTAAGGAGTTTTAAGCAGGATATGTTCATGATGTTTTTTATAGAAACGGGGCTTACCTGGAGGAGGCCGTCCATCATTTATGTTAAATGCTGTGGCAAATATCCCAAATGGAAATGCTCCTATTCCAAAAGACATCTGAAAGCCACCATCTCCAAATCCAAATCCTTGAAATCCCTGTGGAGTAGAAAAGCAATTAAGAAAAATGGACAGATTTATCCCACATTTCTCAAACAACGTCTTACACCACAGTGCATGTGGCACTCATGTTTTCTTCTTGTCCTTCTGTCACAAACTAGGGCCTCAGCTCTTCCTCCCACCCAGGCCCAAGAGGAAAGGGACTCGAGAGGCACATCTCACCTTCTAGCCTTAGCTCCAATCTAAGGAGCTATAAACGGTACAAAAAGGGCCCATTCTGACCAGAAGTGAAACACACTGTTTGTTGTCAGCATGTTTAGATCATTGATATGGGGTTAGATCATATTCCAGGGTTCCATATTAGCCAGTAAAATTTCCTACATGCTATTTATAATACACTACTGACAATCAGTCCCATACCCAAATGCAAAGGAACATCACACACTACATACTATAagcagtaacaaaacaaaacaaaaacaaacaaaaaaccggaATTCTGATTGGTGAAACCAAATCTTGCAGCATGTTCTCCAAGGACCCTGGTGCTCATTGATTCAACAAGACAGAAAACCTTCTTGTGACTTAAACTGTCACACTGCTTAAACCCCGTACGTGACAATGAGTACGTTGTCAACATATGGTGAGCATTTCCCCTAAAACTCAGGGGCTGCAGACAGAGCTGAGTCTGCGAACCCCCGGTTTGCTCCAAAGCACTGCATAGTTggcacggtggcacacgcctatagTCACAGCACTCACAAAATAGAcataggaggatcacaagttccagaTTATCCTCAGCTACGtatgggttcaaagccagcctgggatacatgacaggaccctgtcttaaaaaaattattttaggctAAGTGATGGTAGTTCCttatcagcctggtctatataacaagACTCccccaacaaaaacagaaacaaaacacacacagaaaattccCATGTCacataaaattgtaaatatttagaatcatttatttttttctgattaataCAGAAACGTGGGTGTGGTACTGTGATCCTAGCTCATGGGAAATGGGGACAGGAGGGGTGGGAGAATAATAAGTACTTGTCATAAGAAAGTAAGTCACTGATCTTCCTAAATAGCCACTGTCAGCAGTTTGGACAGCGCCTTGGTTTCTTCCCCCaacacactcaccacacatgATCTTTCCAAGGACAAACTCAGAAGAACAACAGCACTGCTAGGAAGTAGAGTCTGTCTGAGTGCAAGGTCTCCTGGCACAGGACACACAAACCCggcctttcctttcccttctccctattctgacaggatctcactaagtagcttgggctggcctcacatttgcaatgctcctgcctcaggatcctgagtgctggaattacagatcaGTACCAAGGATAAGCTAATGTTTAATTCTTGCATTAGCATTTTACAGAAGACTAAATTTGGCCAATCTGATCTGAAAATTCCAACTTAAAAAGATGTGTTATTGTTGTGTATAGTACTCCTATGTGCATTACACATGTGTCACAGTGCACAtgaggtaagaggacaactttgtggagtcagttctctcttttcatctatgtgagttctagggacCGAACAAAGGGCACCGGGCTTGCATGACAAGAGCCTTTTCCATAGAGTAAACTTAGTCACCGTGTACAACTTACAAATTCTTTGCCTTCCTCTGTACCTCTGGTGATCTCTTTAGAACAAATGATGGAATAATAGAAAGACAGGGTGTGGgctgacaggcatggtggcacacacctttaatcccagcacttgggaggcagaggcaggaggatctctgtgagttcaaggccagcctggacgacAGACTGAAGTCTAGCTAGCAAAGATGCCTTCACAGTGAgaccttaaaataaaaagacagactagACTACTAGCAGCTGCAGGTGCTTCTAACACTAGAGGTCTGCCCTAGGCCATGAGGGCTAAAGCCTCTGGATTCCTGGGCTCTTTGATTTCTGTTGGTTGCTAATGCTGCTTGAACAAGCAAAGCCTGAGAAGGTAAAGGGCTGCTGCTGTCCAGCAGTCAAGAGCAAGGACTTCGGTAACATCCAGGTTGGGTTTTGGCTCTGTGTGCCCCTGGACAGGCACACCACACACTACATATATCTGTCCCTCAGCTAGTTATCCCCTTTACATGGGTTTATAAATGAGATCATGTATACAACCCCCAAtcccccccccgccttttttttttagttttttgagacaaggtttctctgtgtagctctggctgtcctggaatttattatacagaccaggatggcctcaaactcagacatctgctgcctctgccttccaagtgctaggattaaaggtacatACCACCACCAACTAGCAAAACTCTTAATATAGTAGAAAAGACCCCCAATTTCCATCAGATCCTTGACCTTATAATACTGAGATTCCTAATACCAGTTCAGCAGGGTGTTGGTGgggtatttaatcccagcacttgggaggtaggggcaggcggatctttgagttcaaagctagtctggtctacagagcaagtttcaggacagccagggctacacagagaaaccctgtctcaaaaataaaataaaatttaaaaaacacaccaATTCAAGTGAAAAAAGGATGTGTACATAGATTATCATAGTATCATTTAAACAGCAAAATCTGTGAGCAACTCTAAGGCCCTTTAATGATGAACTGAAATTGTACAGAATCAAAATTCAATGGAAGGGTggtgatacagctcagtggtacagtgttaCTCAGCACACTTAACCCCTTGAATTTAATACCCAGAACACTTCCTTCACACCCGTACACACAAACACTCATCTCTTTCTGGTGGAAATACATGGAAGCCTTCAATAAAGAGGACCAAGAGGGCTCGAGGTGTAGCTTGGTTGAGTAGAGCTGCCTAgaatgcacaaagctctgggtttgatccctagagaAGTGCAGGCAgggagatcacaagttcaaggttattctctaTTACATACCAAGTTTAGGCCAGCCTAAGATAtgtgagactttgcctcaaaaaatacagtaagatagaagaaaattaaaacatttaacaacaacaacaaaaagctgtgAGTGGTGGCTACACCTGTAATCCAAACCTGGGAGAAGCTGAGTTCAAGCTGCGTATGGCTGTCTACTGTATATGGATGGAGactttctcagaaataaaaagactgggctagagagatggccaagATGctcttaatggttaagagcattttttgctctttcagagaccagagttcagttcccagcacccactcaggCAGCTcgcaaccacctataactccagattCCAGAGATCTCATGCCCTTTTTTGGTCTCCAGAGGGAACACcctcacatatacataaataaatgataaaaacaattaaaaaaaactagaataTGAACAAACATCTCTCTAAAACACAATATTAAAAAGAACATACAATGACATTTTGAAGATACTTAGGATATCATGAAATATACTGCCAAAATTAAATGTGAAAGCAGTTAACAGAATTGTGAGAGTGACATAAAAATCAGAATATataggctggagacatggctcatgACTAAGATGACAAACTGTTCTTGtacaggacctgagtttagttcccagcacccatgttcgGCAGTTCAAAACCGTCTTCAACTCTAGCTTCAATGGAATATGATGCCTCTAGCATCTCACAATCATGTACATACCcactacaaacacatacacataatttataataaaattaaaaagaatatatggcatacaaatgaagaaaacagtagAAATTAGTATATACTTGTTTCTAGGATTCTAACAGTTCAAGTAAacaattttcctttaaattttcattaatgtacatttttaaatttttaattgatttttctgagacagtttcatATATCTCAGACTGGTCCTGAACTCACTAGGtaagtggtttgaatgagaatggcccctataggttcATAGTTGAATGGTTTGGTCCCTAGTTGTTGGAACTGTTTGTGAAAGATtaggaagaggtgtgtcacttggtgggtgggctttgaggtttcaaaagacttgaggcatttccagttagctctctctgcttcttgcttatAGATAAGTATGTAAGATCAGAAGTACtgcactccagcaccatgcctgcctgactGCTACTATGCTGGCcatgagctacattctcagcctCATTAATATTTTAACAAGAAATtgctatttgaaaaaaaagattaaattttatttaaatgtgtacaTATTTTGAATCAGTAATTCTAAGAATTTATCATAATAAAATAAGTATGTTTATCTGAGTATGTTTAAGACAGCAGAGGTAGTAGGTAAGTGTCCCATAGCACAATAGATGCCATTACATTAGATCTACACAATTGAGTATCAGCTGTTAATTGACTGTGGGTCTTAGTAACACTCTAAACTGCACTGCTGAAATTCCAGCTCTCGTGGGCACATTCCATGAGGGCAGAGACCATTTGTTAGGTTCATTGATAAACTGCCACTGCCAAAATAATGACCAGAGTACATTAAGGTACGTAGCATTGTAGAATAGATGAAATTTTAAGAATTAGAAAATAAGGGCCACATATtgtaaaaaagcaaaataaagggggcctggagagatagctcagtggttaagagcactggctgctcttccagaggaccttggttcaattctcagcacccacatggcagctcacaactgaccgtaactccagtttcagaggatctggcaccctcacacagatgtacatgcaggcaaaaaaacctgcacataaaatagaaataaagaaataaatttactacatataaaaaagcaaaaaacaaaagtaagccaggcatggtggcctatGTCTATAACACCAgcactgggagactgaggcaggatgatcatggttccagaccagcctgggttacttagtgggaccctatctcaaaaatctaAGAAGTCAGGCTGGAAAGACAATCTGGTGGTAAAGGGCTTGCCATGAAGactgatgacctaagttccatctccagagcccatgatggaaggagagaaccaactccccaaagttgtcctctcacctctacacacatgcccccctcaccatatacacacaacaataataaagtaaaaattaaatttaaagccaggtggtggtggcacatgcctttaatcctagcacttgggaggcagagccaggcagatctcagtgagttcaaggccagcctgggctacagagtgagttccaggacaggctccaaagctgcacagagaaaccctgtctcaaaaataaatacataaataaataaataaaatttaaaacatctaggaaataaatatgtaaatgtacaATCAATAatcatgcatataaaaataagcacacacacacacacacacacacacacacacacacacacacacacacacacacacacacacagtaaaggaAGATGAGAAAACAGGCCCAAATGCTCACAATGGCTATCTCTGGATGAGTGGTTTAGGATTTCCCCTTGCTTGCCTCTTTTCTGTACTTTATAAATTTTCCTTTACAACTTTTCCTCCTTGTTCTAAAACAAGGAGAAAAACCGCAAAGTCAACAGATAAGTTACAAAAGCCACATGCACACTTCTAAAAGCTTCTAGAATGTTCCTCACCCCTCTATTTTCGGGCTCCGGCCTCTGGCCTTGAGGACGAGGAGGAGTCTTCTCTCTGAAAAGGAATTGTACAAGGTAAGGCCATCACAGGATATTGTGAGTTGCTCTCTGTGAGGACTGACCAACAGGGTTTGGGCCACTCTCCTGTTCAACACATAGAACTACtgggccaggtggtagtggtgaatacctgtaatcccagcactctggagacagaagcaggtggacctctgagtttgaggccagcccctggtctacagagagagttccaggacagccacagttaaacagaaaccttgtcttgaaaaaccaaacaaacaaaaaactgtgctggCTTAACCAAATGCTGGCTTAACTCCGTTCTACCTCAAACCAGGAAAAGCAGCTTGTTCTGAGAAAGCCACCAGATTGCACAGCCTATTCTTGCAACAGAGATCTTGACCCAGGAAGGTTATGAAAATGGCTAGTTGCCTTCCCTGGGACTGCTTGATATGAGCTCATGGGTGCCAGAGGTTCCAAGCCAGACTAAAACAAAGGATGGATTGTCAGCTAAGAAGGTTAGGgttcaaggtctctctctctctctgatcggCCCCTATTAACTTCAGTTTGGCCTCCATTACTCTTGGGCTAGTACCTCATGCTATCTTTTACTTTTGCCTCTAGTTCTCAGACCCTCCTACCACTCACCTAAACAGATTGACTGAGAGTTTATTTCACATTAGGCACTAGGCAGGATGCAACCAATACTAATATGGTGACAGATACCACCCTTGAGATGATGCTAATTTCAGAAGAGACCTAATCAATCACAATATAGGATGGGAGCATTAGTGTGTGTGACAGGAATACGGCTGAGGGCAATTCAGATGGAGAAGATCACTTCAAGGAGGGAACGTCAAGGTTTCATAAAACCGGCAGGAATCAAGAAGAGGCTGCAGGAAGTAGGGTGGTAGTGTGAGTAGGACCAGGGGGAGTAGAAGACACAGAGCAAACACAAATGAGACAAATGTAACAGAACAGACAAACCCTTTAAGAGAAACTGAGTGCGTCTGACAGACAGGAGATGAGGAGTCGGGTGAAGTGCTAGAAAAAGTAAGATATTCTTCTGAAAAAGTACAGATGCAGACCAAGAAGGCTACCTACATTTCTGAAAACCCAACCCCCGAAAAAGCCATTCAGACTTCCTGGTCCCTGTCTTCCTAAGGCACATTCACTGGTGCTGCAACCCCATTCTGTAGGCAGGCTCCTGCTTCCCAGTGTAAGAAGTGCTTTCTCAACACTCTGCACACTTGCTATCATGATATCCTGAACACCGCAGGGAACCAGCCAACTGGCTGCCTGCTGGTAGATGACTCCGAGCAGCTATCTATACAGGCCAGCACAGGGCAGCTtggctcctctcctctctcaAGCCTCacccttcccaggtgactctcatCTTGACCAAAATGGCTCAAAATCAAGCAGCCAAGGGTTAGAGTGCTAAATGGATTGAATTCACCCCCAAGTAGGAAGTGGGTATCAGATGCAGTCGTTACCTGGGATCCTGCTGCCCGGTGCTGCCCCTGCCATACAGTGGGATGACCTTGTCCCGGCTGATTCCAGCTTTGCAAACTGGACACACTTGTCTGTTAGGTCTGGTCTCCAACCACTGcaagtgaaagaaaaatacattttcagttAAGTACAGTGTGTGAACGGGGAGCCAAAGTCCTTAAAATGGGAAACAGCAGTTGGGAACTGGAACCTGATCTCTGTTCCTAGCATTGAAAAATATGTATTGGGGATAAAatcaaaattgactttaaatacTAGTAACTAAACaagctctgtctttctctgttatTCTCCAGGACTGTGAGCCGTACAGAAGAAGGAATTGCAAGCTTgaggcctccagggaggctcctgGAGTGAACAGAACTTACATTAAGGATCAATCATATCATCATTATAGTGCTTTTCTGTGATTTCTTAAAAACAATTTaccttttttaaattatgtacatCAGTGGAAGGTGGGGTTATGTGCAAATATGCacaccctcagaggccagaagagtaatctgaagctggaattacagatagttgtgaatatgggtactaggaactgcacttgggtcctctggaagagcaatatgtgttcttaattgctaagcTATCTTTCCGTCTccaatttttttcatctttacagTATTTCCCCAATGGTGCAAcctgacatcagcacatggatgTGTTAATCATTCTTGGGTCACTTAGTATTGTGTTAAGGGATAGATTTTGCTTAACTAATAAAGATTTATCTAAACTTTACTAATGCTTTatgttaaaacatttttcttaaaaatgaacgaaagattatttttaaaatgttatacttgtatttttttttttttttgaggcggAGTCTCATGTATTTGAAGATGATGCTGAATTCTTAATCATCACACCTTTGgcttcctaagtactggaattataggagtATGTCACCACACCTAACTTGTGACCTCTTTCTGGGTACTGGATAGTTTCTTATGTATATTTTCTCAACCTTTATTTTTAGCACTAGGAGATAAACTCAGAGCCTTGCACATAAAGAATATACACACTATGAATGAACTATGCCCCAGCCCCTTGATATTATTTTAGGATATAAACTGCATCTCTAGACATGAAGATATAAAGTTCATTATATGAATATGAGCAAAGACTCAGGAATACAGAAATAGCATCTCATGATTTTATATCCCACATTTCTCACCTGTCAATGGCTCCAAAACCTAAGTTACATGAACTCTCAGTGCTCACACCAACATGTTCTGCCAAATCTATTCTTCCAGGTTTGTTTGGGTCAGAATGCTCATCCCtagctctctcttctttctcctatgAGGACACAGAGCAGTCTAGTCCCTGTCCACCCCCTACACCCTCTAAGCCACCAAAGAGTGTGCTGCTGTACTTCTGACACCCATGGAGATGGTTACCTGGTTGTGACTGTTCATATCCAGTTGCCAATGCCAAGCCCAGTTCTTAGTGAACACTAACTGGttttcataataaattaaaacaaggaaGACAGACTTTCCTTCTCTGCAAAAGCTATCTACTGTCAACAAAAAAGTTTAACTCTTCTCAATAATTTCAAGATCTTTCAACAAAGAGAGGTGTACTGATATGAAAGGAGCTAcctttttacttcttcaaattgTATTTTcatctctgtatgtatgtgttggtgtgtgtgtgtgtgtgtgtgtgtgtgtgtgtgtgtgtgtgtgtgtgtgtgtgtgtgtacccacagaGGTGTTGgagccactggagctggagttacaggtactaGGAACTGGaattggtcctctgcaagggcagcaagcattcctaaccactgaactctctctctagcACAgaagttatcttttttttttttttttttttttttttggttttttgagatagggtttctctgtatagctttgcgcctttcctggaactcacttggtagcccaggctagcctcgaactcacagagatccgcctgcctctgcctcccaagtgctgagattaaaggcgtgcgccaccaccgcccggcaaagttatcttttataaacataaaagCTCAGAAACAAAAAATGATCTAATAGCTAAGGATGTGGCTTA
Coding sequences:
- the Rnf185 gene encoding E3 ubiquitin-protein ligase RNF185 isoform X2; its protein translation is MPGHSQGRCHQPVRPPLLWLETRPNRQVCPVCKAGISRDKVIPLYGRGSTGQQDPREKTPPRPQGQRPEPENRGGFQGFGFGDGGFQMSFGIGAFPFGIFATAFNINDGRPPPAVPGTPQYVDEQFLSRLFLFVALVIMFWLLIA
- the Rnf185 gene encoding E3 ubiquitin-protein ligase RNF185 isoform X1 codes for the protein MASKGPSASASSENSSAGGPSGSSNGTGESGGQDSTFECNICLDTAKDAVISLCGHLFCWPCLHQWLETRPNRQVCPVCKAGISRDKVIPLYGRGSTGQQDPREKTPPRPQGQRPEPENRGGFQGFGFGDGGFQMSFGIGAFPFGIFATAFNINDGRPPPAVPGTPQYVDEQFLSRLFLFVALVIMFWLLIA